From Myxococcales bacterium, the proteins below share one genomic window:
- a CDS encoding HAD-IB family hydrolase has product MPRAALFDMDRTLVRIETASLYVRYQREIGEATFADVARVVYWMLQYTAGIIDAPGVAKRALRAIEGVPEVVLSARCDDWFRTHVEKHVCDEGRRAVEAHRQKGEVLAVVTGASEYATRPLGRLLGIPHLLTSELEVGSDGRFTGRFVDPLCYAEGKITKAEKLAKELGFSLDDATFYSDSYTDLPLLERVAVPVCVNPDPRLRRVAAKRGWRVESW; this is encoded by the coding sequence ATGCCGCGCGCTGCCCTCTTCGACATGGACCGCACCCTCGTTCGCATCGAGACCGCAAGCCTCTACGTGCGGTACCAGCGCGAGATCGGCGAGGCCACCTTCGCCGACGTCGCGCGGGTCGTGTACTGGATGCTCCAGTACACCGCCGGCATCATCGACGCCCCCGGAGTGGCCAAGCGCGCCCTCCGCGCCATCGAGGGCGTGCCCGAGGTCGTGCTCTCCGCCCGATGTGACGACTGGTTCCGCACCCACGTCGAGAAGCACGTGTGCGACGAGGGACGCCGCGCTGTCGAAGCGCACCGGCAAAAAGGCGAGGTGCTGGCCGTCGTCACCGGCGCTTCCGAGTACGCCACGCGTCCGCTCGGGCGCCTCCTCGGCATCCCACACCTCCTCACGAGCGAGCTCGAGGTCGGGAGCGACGGGCGGTTCACGGGCCGCTTCGTCGACCCTCTTTGTTACGCCGAGGGCAAGATCACCAAAGCCGAGAAGCTCGCGAAAGAGCTCGGGTTTTCGCTGGACGACGCGACCTTCTATTCCGATTCGTACACCGACCTCCCGCTGCTCGAGCGCGTCGCCGTGCCGGTCTGCGTGAACCCCGATCCTCGCCTCCGGCGGGTGGCGGCGAAGCGGGGCTGGCGCGTCGAGAGCTGGTGA
- a CDS encoding helicase: protein MERSTVTAFLGPTNTGKTHRAVLRMLEHDTGAIGLPLRLLAREVYDKVREKVGAERVALVTGEERRVPRAPSYWISTTEAMDTERPVDFVAVDEVQLMEDRERGHVFTDRVLHARGRRETIFLGSLAAREVLLGLVPHAVLEHAPRLSRLSHAGALSLKKLPPRSAVVAFSMAEVIELAERAKVRGGAAVVLGALSPRARNAQVAMFQAGEVDTLVATDAIGMGLNLDCRHVAFAKLRKFDGREVRELEVSEASQIAGRAGRYVTDGTFGTLAPLSLPTGLVRSVEQHLVPSIRRARFRARPSFDSLDALVASLAERGRSSWLVQAPSEIDDLRTLVSLAARPEVRRRVTSADDVRLLWEMCSIPDYRKLLFESHAAFVLDLFVEVRDRGPVSRAFLASRFAGVDDTTGDVDTLLARIAHVRLLSYVAQKQSFVAEPAEIAAQAAEWEDRLSDALHAALVARFVTTGKRRVVPMTRAPSRGGRERVPEPPPSHTGPFAALAELRVGPARQAPTIERSIVHAIDEASFDDFELGPMGEVTLHGEEVLRLVRGRTLAEPAFKLTLARDLRGGERLVVERRARALVADLASYFVRDLLPLPEGASAALRGIVFRLREGLGAFVRAEAKAELAALSPACRAHLARANVVTRFGTVMARTAPEDRRVRAALLHVATGERLAEPEVACAPRRAFPKGISPLLFGYYQANGVWVRGDLSPPPTSPAERLGRRADGAK from the coding sequence ATGGAGCGAAGCACGGTCACGGCGTTCCTCGGGCCGACGAACACGGGCAAGACCCACAGGGCCGTCTTGCGGATGCTCGAGCACGACACGGGCGCCATCGGTCTGCCTCTCCGTCTCCTCGCGCGTGAGGTCTACGACAAGGTGCGCGAGAAGGTGGGCGCGGAGCGGGTCGCGCTCGTCACGGGGGAGGAGCGCCGCGTGCCTCGTGCGCCCTCGTACTGGATCTCGACGACCGAGGCGATGGACACGGAGCGCCCGGTCGACTTCGTCGCGGTCGACGAGGTGCAGCTCATGGAGGACCGGGAGCGCGGGCACGTCTTCACCGACCGTGTGCTCCACGCGCGTGGCCGAAGAGAGACGATCTTCCTCGGCTCGCTCGCGGCGCGCGAGGTGCTGCTCGGGCTCGTGCCGCACGCGGTGCTCGAGCACGCCCCGCGCCTCTCGCGGCTCTCCCACGCCGGCGCGCTCTCCCTGAAGAAGCTGCCGCCGCGGAGCGCCGTCGTGGCGTTCTCGATGGCCGAGGTGATCGAGCTCGCCGAGCGCGCGAAGGTGCGCGGGGGCGCGGCCGTGGTGCTCGGTGCGCTCTCTCCTCGGGCGCGGAACGCTCAAGTGGCGATGTTCCAGGCCGGCGAGGTCGACACGCTCGTTGCGACCGACGCGATCGGCATGGGCCTCAACCTCGACTGCCGGCACGTGGCGTTCGCCAAGCTCCGTAAGTTCGACGGGCGCGAGGTGCGCGAGCTCGAGGTGTCCGAAGCCAGCCAAATCGCCGGCCGCGCCGGCCGCTACGTCACCGACGGGACGTTCGGCACGCTCGCGCCGCTCTCTCTCCCGACGGGGCTCGTGCGCTCCGTCGAGCAGCACCTCGTGCCCTCGATTCGCCGCGCGAGGTTCCGCGCGCGCCCCTCGTTCGACTCGCTCGACGCCCTCGTCGCGTCCCTCGCCGAGCGGGGGCGCTCCTCGTGGCTCGTGCAAGCCCCGAGCGAAATCGACGACCTCCGCACCTTGGTGTCGCTCGCCGCGCGGCCCGAGGTCCGCCGTCGTGTGACCTCCGCGGACGACGTGCGCCTTTTGTGGGAGATGTGCTCCATCCCCGACTACAGGAAGCTGCTCTTCGAGTCGCACGCGGCCTTCGTGCTCGATCTCTTCGTCGAGGTCCGGGATCGTGGCCCGGTGTCGCGCGCGTTCCTCGCGTCGCGCTTCGCCGGGGTGGACGACACGACGGGGGACGTCGACACCTTGCTCGCGCGCATCGCCCATGTGCGCCTCCTGTCGTACGTGGCTCAGAAGCAAAGCTTCGTGGCGGAGCCCGCCGAGATCGCGGCGCAGGCCGCCGAGTGGGAAGATCGGCTGAGTGACGCGCTCCACGCCGCCCTCGTCGCGCGCTTCGTCACGACGGGCAAGCGCCGCGTCGTGCCGATGACCCGCGCGCCGTCGAGGGGGGGGCGCGAGCGTGTCCCCGAGCCTCCGCCGAGCCACACGGGCCCCTTCGCCGCCTTGGCCGAGCTCCGCGTCGGGCCCGCGCGACAGGCGCCGACGATCGAGCGTTCGATCGTGCATGCGATCGACGAGGCCTCCTTCGACGACTTCGAGCTCGGGCCCATGGGCGAGGTGACCCTCCACGGGGAAGAGGTGCTGCGCCTCGTGCGGGGGCGAACCCTCGCAGAGCCTGCGTTCAAGCTCACCTTGGCCCGTGATCTCCGCGGGGGAGAGCGCCTCGTCGTCGAACGCCGCGCGAGGGCTCTCGTCGCCGATCTCGCGTCGTACTTCGTGCGTGACCTCCTGCCACTCCCCGAGGGAGCGAGCGCCGCGCTTCGAGGCATCGTCTTTCGCCTCCGCGAGGGGCTCGGGGCCTTCGTGCGCGCGGAGGCCAAGGCCGAGCTCGCCGCCCTCTCTCCTGCCTGCCGCGCGCACCTCGCGCGGGCGAACGTGGTCACGCGCTTCGGCACCGTCATGGCGCGCACCGCTCCCGAAGATCGAAGGGTTCGCGCGGCTCTCCTGCACGTGGCCACGGGCGAGCGTTTGGCCGAGCCCGAGGTCGCGTGCGCGCCTCGCAGGGCCTTCCCGAAGGGGATCTCGCCGCTCCTCTTCGGATACTACCAGGCGAACGGCGTGTGGGTTCGTGGCGACCTTTCGCCGCCCCCCACGAGCCCCGCCGAGAGGCTCGGCCGCCGCGCCGATGGTGCTAAGTAG
- a CDS encoding CPBP family intramembrane metalloprotease — MAKSVVVSMGWALLAALVVFVPFALGWRRVWHVTSVFRFPFTPAAFANEAFGQLVIIALPEEAFYRGYLQSRLDLAFGPKLRARVLGADVGLSIVVTSLLFALGHVATIPSPARLAVFFPSLLFGLLRARTRGVGAGIVFHAMCNLLSEILGKGYGLY; from the coding sequence ATGGCAAAAAGTGTCGTTGTTTCGATGGGTTGGGCTCTTCTGGCGGCGCTGGTCGTGTTCGTCCCGTTTGCCCTCGGGTGGCGTCGTGTGTGGCACGTCACGTCGGTATTTCGGTTCCCGTTCACCCCGGCCGCGTTCGCCAACGAGGCGTTCGGGCAGCTCGTCATCATCGCGCTCCCCGAAGAGGCCTTCTACCGCGGCTACCTTCAGTCGCGCCTCGACCTCGCCTTCGGTCCGAAGCTGCGCGCGCGCGTGCTCGGCGCGGACGTGGGCCTCTCGATCGTCGTGACCAGCCTGCTCTTCGCGCTGGGGCACGTGGCCACGATCCCGTCGCCCGCGCGGCTCGCCGTCTTCTTTCCGTCGCTCCTCTTCGGCCTCCTTCGCGCGCGCACCCGAGGCGTCGGGGCCGGCATCGTATTTCACGCGATGTGCAACCTGCTCTCGGAGATCCTCGGCAAGGGCTACGGTCTCTACTGA